Sequence from the Helianthus annuus cultivar XRQ/B chromosome 13, HanXRQr2.0-SUNRISE, whole genome shotgun sequence genome:
GGAAGAGTAGAAGGTCTGTACGAGCTCGGTTGCTACCGGTTTCGAGTGAAAAgttaagaaagtttgaagaaaacTTAGAAACTTATATTTGACTTAGATTTAGGTAAGATTTGTGTTTATACACCGTGGAATCTATCAGATCTGGACTATTCTTGATGAGATGAAGTCACACTTCATTGTtcctaagaactccatgatgacatcaccttggAACGGCTCAAATCCGAGGATTTAATGGTGAAAAAGtgagatttgatggtgaaaaagatgaaggagtgcgtgtagatcatagaagtacaagatttgaggtagaaacttacaagaattgagagaaatcgagagaaaaatGGCAAGAAGGCGTCTGGTCGAGCGAGAGCAGTCACATCAATTGTTGTTGATGTgacaagtggggtatttataggcaaaggagGAGAAAGGCGGTGAAGTGCATcggatcggatggttgtccgatcgggtggccattcgatcgaagtgcCATTCGATCAAACGCCCCCGGCGAGCTGAGTTTTGGCGTTCCGTTTCGATtgttaagcgttgcgatagtttggttacacattctcatccacattttcatatatttattataattagccacgttgggtcgtatatacatatccatatttcaaagttgcgatacaataaccgggtttcgtttcgaatatgcgttACTTTGCGGCGCTTCAcggtcatcgaggagggtagaataggtcctcttTCAATGTCATCGTGAACGTTAATGTGTGTGATGCGTTGTGCGTTTTGAGTAATGAGTTgcactgcgacacatcacggctatcaaggagggtagaattggtcctcacttgacatcttcgtggttgtcagcaagtacaatgtgatgtgatagcgataaaatatgcgataatatgcgaaaatattgcgatatagcgatgtatgcgatatagttacattatgatccgaatctctggtgctaggcgtaacgagtataacgagtagtaacaatgcacgaacgtgcgggttgttacaatatacaaacatgcacatgtgcatttttgttaTGTCTTtaacaaattccgtaattcattacaaatattagacaattgcactttcatttacactaccatatgtaatgcACTACTTttttcattaccaatatttgaaatgcacatgtgcatctatatgtattcaatatgaaataaggtgttttggtacactactttgaatacactttccctttcatctatcatgccatccataatacactaccattacctcctaccatccataatacaatatcattatctcctaccatccataatacaacaccattaccaatattttcactttgtTACATGTATATCAataccatttataccatccaatcatcatattacatcataaagtaacaactataaccaaaccatcaaccactagatataactaaccaaaaaaacatgtatatgggcctacttctccattcaaaatcacaaacttgtTGTACCAAAACATgctatatcatggttatacctaattatgtacatgtgcattttgaatattggtaatgtaaaaagtagtgtattacggatggtattgtagattaaagtgcaattgtctattactgataacgtattacggaatttgtcgaagtaatgatacatatgcacatgtgcatggataactgttactaaaaaaacgtttttttggTAACTAAATATAgggatttttgttaaaaaaatattaaaaaaaataaaaaaaatttgagtgctttttttgattttttttagattttattttgtgttcacattggttctcgcggttctcgcaataagggtggttctcaaatgaaccttaccctatatatatatatatatatatatatatatatatatatatatatatatatatatatttaaaaatgtgAAACTGGAAAATTTATTAGACCCTCTCTACAAAAAAATTAATCTTACAACTTATTAGGTctaaataaatttatttttatccaTATCTGAAATTTTATAATATATTAGGCTTATTAGTCTTATTTTGATCCATTTTCATTATCCAAACATCCATCCAATTCAATtattataaaaagtaaaaaaaaaaagaacaaaagaTTAGATATAGATATTGATGGTGATGAACTTTGTATTGAGTTTTTAGTTATTTAACACATTAGAAACCACTGAATTTAGCAACTCTGTATTTTTGCTATGTTTATTGTTATAACATTAATCGTTGTTTAAAAATTAGTTTATATAATTCGTTAGGCCAAATGACCTTTTTTCCGGCCCAGTCGAATCATTTAAATCCTCATAGACGGCTCTGGCTACAACCCATTGGTTTTGTTTCGCACCCAAAGGACGCGACCGCTTTCCCATCTTTTTTCTAGTAGCAGTCTTTGTCGGCTACGAGGGCAAAGATTTATTCAGACTAGCGTTGCAATGTGCCGATGTGGATGTTTCGATGATTGAGAAGACTAGAGCTTAGGGAATTCGATATTTTGAAATTTAGATAACCCGAGATTTTAAAATTGAGTAAACCTGAGATTTGGAATTTGAAAGATCCCAAGGTTTTGAAATTGAGAGAGTagggtagtgtttggtatgcaggaatgggaggtggaatggaatgaactATTACGAGGGAACGAAAAAAGGTgtgtttggttagtcaacgtAATGGAATGACCCATTACATAagtcattccattccctcaaattcATTCCATCCACTCCCCCTGTTTTTTTTCCATTACATTCCCTCACTCAGCCTACGTCACAAACACCGCCCAACACATCGACCATCTACCACAACCACCTGCTGTCGTCACCACCCGCCACCAACttccgccgaccaccaccaccgtcatcgGCCGCCCGCCGCCACCGCCATCGACTACCACCGCTGCCACCCGCCATCGCAAACCACCGCCACCCCGACCACTACCGCCACCCTctgccgaccaccaccaccatcctgcGCTGCCACCAACCGCTaccgtcgaccaccaccacccatcgacGCCACTCGCTAGCAACGACCACCGCCACCCCGACCACGACCGCCACCCtccgccggccaccaccaccaccctccgCGGCCACCTCCTGCTACCGTCAACCACCACAACCCACCGTCATCGTCGCCACCACCATCGATCACCATCGCCGCCACCTGCAaccaccgaccaccgccacccTCCGCCGACCACTACCATCATCCTCCGCGCCTACCACCAGCTACtgtcgaccaccaccacccatcgtcgCCGCCACCACCATTGCTGCCACTTGCCACCGCAGACCACCACCAACCCCGACAATCGCCGCCGCCACCGCTAACACCCATCACCCACCGACCACCGCCACCGCTACCACCAACCACCGCCACCCATCACTGCCACCGCCACCGATCACcgctgtcacgacccccgacccaccctggacggaatcgggtgccgtaagcagcccagtggtaccggtgattatttttgaaaaacattg
This genomic interval carries:
- the LOC110900628 gene encoding extensin-like, which encodes MNYYEGTKKAYVTNTAQHIDHLPQPPAVVTTRHQLPPTTTTVIGRPPPPPSTTTAATRHRKPPPPRPLPPPSADHHHHPALPPTATVDHHHPSTPLASNDHRHPDHDRHPPPATTTTLRGHLLLPSTTTTHRHRRHHHRSPSPPPATTDHRHPPPTTTIILRAYHQLLSTTTTHRRRHHHCCHLPPQTTTNPDNRRRHR